A stretch of the Candidatus Zixiibacteriota bacterium genome encodes the following:
- a CDS encoding S8 family serine peptidase: protein MKRLTTGCVAAMALSFVLTTRATAGRDPLKSVPGYQPLRPVIKSADVRISPQAPPGWIVVKFRNGMSVHAGKSRLAAAAATRVRQVFRDYGLGQPEPVVAGDVAETQARRLAAEDRVKMNLPDMSLYFRHPFNDPPLAETIIRELNLLDEVETAFFEPQPSVATAPPGTVLTTADVQTTPSWELSQHQLDQAPGGVAARAAWTLTGGTGTGVRCIDVEYGWQLTHEDLSKGATAIVIGVNQWGDTDHGTAVMGEMVADRNGFGMTGIAHGGSFGGASVATLSVADAISQATAASQPGDCILIELHSPGPHYNFEWRDDQAGYVAMEYWQDNFDAMLNAYAAGVIVCEAAGNGGEDFDDPMYTSFFDTTFRNSHAIICGAGNPPVGGVDRDRSKLNFSNYGERVNLQGYGVSVYTTGYGDLYGADADEYYTGGFSGTSSASPIVTGAVMCLSGVFQGLFGTVIDADSARTLLVATGSPQQQPNLTRHIGPRPNLQAAIAPLFDPIDSIWYSQVDIPAGSPGAIPIVLSNSHPVNSIFLPFVFTGAPALMIDSLTRGARTGYFEKVQIAYDNRFNGQIAFVIHADYGGGSPSLEAGQGEVAKLWVTVDMGAIPGQVKAVDTAILGGSTWLRLVSAFDDGRPDAFSSGSVTVLPMLCSCPHHGDLNGDGFFSIIDVVSVVDIAFRGGTPATTDPGCPHATRADYNCDGVISVQDVVGAVDVAFRGGAGPCDPCQP, encoded by the coding sequence GTGAAGCGCCTGACGACAGGCTGCGTTGCAGCGATGGCATTGTCGTTTGTGCTGACGACGCGAGCAACGGCGGGACGTGATCCGCTGAAATCGGTCCCCGGCTATCAACCGTTGCGTCCGGTGATCAAATCGGCCGATGTCCGGATCAGTCCGCAGGCCCCACCGGGGTGGATCGTGGTGAAATTCCGCAATGGGATGTCGGTCCATGCGGGCAAGTCGCGTCTGGCGGCGGCGGCAGCAACGCGTGTGCGTCAGGTCTTTCGTGATTATGGACTCGGCCAACCGGAGCCGGTGGTCGCCGGTGATGTCGCGGAGACTCAGGCGCGTCGATTGGCGGCGGAAGACCGTGTGAAGATGAACCTGCCGGACATGTCGTTGTATTTCCGTCATCCGTTCAATGACCCACCCTTGGCGGAGACGATCATCCGCGAGCTCAATCTGCTCGACGAGGTGGAGACGGCCTTTTTCGAGCCGCAGCCGTCGGTGGCGACAGCGCCTCCGGGAACGGTCCTGACGACGGCCGATGTCCAAACCACACCCAGTTGGGAGTTGTCCCAGCATCAATTGGATCAAGCCCCCGGCGGTGTGGCGGCACGGGCGGCCTGGACACTAACGGGTGGAACCGGCACGGGCGTCCGGTGCATCGACGTGGAATACGGATGGCAATTGACGCACGAGGATTTGTCCAAGGGCGCGACCGCGATCGTCATCGGCGTGAACCAATGGGGCGACACCGATCACGGGACCGCCGTGATGGGCGAGATGGTCGCCGACCGGAACGGCTTCGGGATGACCGGGATTGCGCACGGTGGGAGTTTCGGCGGCGCCTCAGTGGCAACGCTCAGTGTGGCCGATGCCATCTCGCAGGCTACGGCCGCGTCGCAACCGGGGGACTGCATTCTGATCGAACTGCACTCTCCCGGGCCGCACTACAATTTCGAATGGCGCGACGATCAGGCCGGTTATGTGGCCATGGAATATTGGCAGGACAACTTCGATGCCATGCTCAACGCATACGCCGCGGGCGTGATCGTCTGCGAGGCGGCCGGAAACGGCGGCGAGGATTTTGACGATCCGATGTACACGTCGTTCTTCGATACGACCTTTCGCAACTCGCACGCGATCATCTGCGGGGCAGGGAATCCGCCGGTCGGCGGCGTGGACAGAGACCGTTCCAAGCTCAACTTCTCCAACTACGGGGAGCGGGTCAATCTGCAGGGATACGGGGTGAGCGTATACACCACCGGGTACGGCGACCTCTACGGCGCGGATGCGGACGAGTACTATACCGGCGGTTTCTCGGGGACATCGTCGGCGTCGCCGATTGTGACCGGCGCGGTCATGTGCCTGTCAGGAGTATTCCAGGGGTTGTTCGGCACGGTGATCGACGCCGATTCGGCGCGGACGCTGCTCGTGGCGACCGGATCGCCGCAGCAGCAGCCGAACCTGACGCGCCATATCGGACCGCGTCCGAACTTGCAGGCGGCGATCGCACCCTTGTTCGATCCGATCGATTCGATCTGGTACAGCCAGGTGGACATACCGGCGGGCTCGCCGGGGGCCATTCCGATTGTGCTGTCGAACTCGCACCCGGTTAACAGCATCTTTCTGCCGTTCGTGTTCACCGGTGCGCCGGCGCTGATGATCGATTCGCTGACGCGCGGGGCGCGCACCGGGTATTTCGAGAAGGTGCAGATCGCATACGACAATCGTTTCAACGGTCAGATCGCCTTCGTGATCCACGCCGACTATGGCGGCGGATCACCATCCCTCGAAGCGGGGCAAGGCGAGGTCGCCAAACTGTGGGTGACGGTCGATATGGGCGCCATCCCCGGGCAGGTCAAGGCGGTCGACACGGCGATACTCGGGGGCTCGACCTGGCTGCGGCTCGTTTCCGCATTCGATGACGGACGCCCGGATGCCTTCTCCAGCGGCAGCGTGACGGTTCTGCCGATGCTGTGCAGTTGTCCGCACCATGGCGACCTCAACGGCGACGGCTTCTTCAGCATCATCGACGTCGTCAGCGTCGTCGATATCGCGTTTCGCGGCGGCACCCCGGCCACCACCGATCCCGGTTGTCCGCATGCGACGCGTGCCGATTATAACTGTGACGGCGTGATCAGCGTTCAGGACGTCGTGGGCGCCGTCGACGTCGCCTTCCGGGGCGGGGCGGGACCATGCGACCCCTGCCAGCCATGA
- a CDS encoding S8 family peptidase, which produces MGALFCLLVTAGGLVPRANAAEEYDRTTLVVKLAPTSDGARRITKGQSGRPDFDRIIADFDVATVRQVFPPTQVPAHRRDLAQKMRMADFVIVRVPDGVDPDALKYRFEKSSGVEKVEFDRIVRICAGPMIPNDTYFSTHQYALHNDGTQPPYDPGTAGADCEMEAAWAITTGDTNVVLAIIDTGLDYLHSEFAGRLWNNTGEEFDDIDNDSNGKVDDVFGWNFVGNNNSPRDDHEHGTHVAGIAAANGNNGVGIAGINWHCRIMPLKALGADGSGTSTNIAAAIEYAADMGADVISMSLGYTSTTGGADVESLAVLYAVSVGVTVVAAIGNDDNSLPHYPSAYPNVIAVGATDPDDHRADPFCWDPQSGSNYGSYIDVCAPGGRIWSTLPGFAVWPSCDVYPSGGYGDLSGTSMATPHVSGLACLVKALRPGWPPDSVARVIRLGAEDQVGRPEEDTPGFDVYHGWGRINGRITLQSLALAFPPILSVPGPQTVTEADTLRFTVTASDSNFTYPVFSIGPLANASVVNHGDGTAEVMIVPDYDQQGAHQLVIMASDGALADTDSVAVTILDGCRCQCHGDPICDAIADLRDVVKAVDMAFRGGAPILDVDCPAFPGGRADVNCDGVVTVVDVVRIVDTAFRGQPPDYCDPCL; this is translated from the coding sequence TTGGGTGCTCTCTTCTGCCTGCTCGTGACTGCAGGGGGACTCGTTCCACGGGCGAACGCGGCCGAGGAGTATGACCGGACCACGCTCGTCGTCAAGTTGGCACCCACCAGCGACGGTGCCCGGCGGATCACCAAGGGCCAGAGCGGTCGGCCGGATTTCGATCGTATCATCGCCGACTTCGATGTCGCAACGGTGCGACAGGTGTTCCCGCCGACGCAGGTCCCCGCCCACCGGCGCGATCTGGCACAGAAGATGCGGATGGCCGATTTCGTGATTGTCCGCGTCCCGGATGGTGTCGATCCCGACGCTCTGAAATACCGTTTCGAGAAATCGAGCGGCGTAGAGAAGGTGGAGTTCGACCGCATCGTGCGGATCTGCGCCGGGCCGATGATCCCGAATGATACGTACTTCTCCACACATCAATACGCCCTGCACAACGACGGCACACAGCCGCCGTACGATCCCGGCACCGCCGGCGCCGACTGCGAGATGGAGGCGGCGTGGGCGATCACGACCGGCGACACGAATGTGGTATTGGCGATCATTGACACGGGACTCGACTATCTCCATTCGGAGTTCGCGGGGCGATTGTGGAACAATACCGGCGAGGAATTCGACGATATCGACAACGACAGCAACGGTAAGGTCGATGACGTCTTTGGTTGGAATTTCGTGGGCAACAACAACTCGCCCCGGGACGATCACGAGCACGGCACGCATGTGGCCGGAATCGCCGCCGCCAACGGCAACAATGGAGTCGGCATCGCCGGGATAAACTGGCACTGCCGGATCATGCCGCTCAAAGCGCTCGGCGCCGACGGGTCAGGGACCTCAACCAATATCGCGGCGGCGATCGAATACGCCGCCGACATGGGTGCCGATGTGATCAGCATGTCATTGGGTTACACGAGCACGACGGGCGGGGCGGATGTGGAGTCCCTGGCCGTGCTGTATGCGGTTTCAGTGGGAGTGACGGTTGTTGCGGCGATAGGCAACGATGATAACAGCCTGCCGCACTACCCCTCCGCCTATCCCAACGTGATCGCTGTGGGAGCGACCGATCCCGATGATCACCGGGCCGATCCGTTCTGTTGGGATCCTCAGAGCGGATCGAACTATGGTTCCTACATCGACGTGTGCGCTCCCGGCGGACGCATCTGGAGCACGCTGCCGGGCTTCGCGGTCTGGCCTTCCTGTGACGTGTATCCGAGCGGCGGGTACGGCGATCTGTCGGGGACATCGATGGCGACGCCGCATGTCTCCGGATTGGCCTGTCTGGTCAAGGCGCTGCGACCGGGTTGGCCGCCGGATTCGGTGGCGCGGGTGATTCGTCTGGGGGCCGAGGACCAAGTCGGTCGCCCGGAAGAAGACACGCCCGGGTTCGATGTCTATCACGGCTGGGGACGGATCAACGGGCGCATTACGCTGCAGTCGCTGGCTCTGGCCTTTCCGCCGATTCTGAGCGTGCCGGGGCCGCAGACAGTGACCGAAGCCGACACGTTGCGATTCACCGTCACGGCATCCGACTCGAACTTCACGTATCCGGTCTTCTCCATCGGACCGCTGGCGAATGCGTCGGTGGTCAATCACGGCGATGGTACCGCCGAAGTGATGATCGTTCCTGATTACGACCAACAGGGTGCTCACCAACTCGTCATCATGGCTTCCGACGGCGCGTTGGCCGACACGGACAGCGTCGCCGTCACGATTCTGGATGGGTGCCGCTGCCAATGCCACGGCGATCCGATCTGCGACGCGATTGCCGATCTGCGCGACGTCGTCAAGGCGGTCGACATGGCCTTCCGGGGCGGGGCGCCGATCCTCGATGTCGATTGTCCCGCTTTCCCCGGCGGTCGCGCTGATGTCAACTGCGACGGCGTGGTCACGGTCGTCGACGTGGTGCGGATCGTCGACACGGCCTTCCGCGGCCAGCCGCCGGACTACTGCGACCCGTGTCTGTAG
- a CDS encoding adenosine-specific kinase — MTIEPVPIKFPEGANIIFGQTHFIKSVEDLHEAMATSTPSVKFGLAFSEASGPCLVRHTGNDPTLAQVAAENLMRLSCGHTFLIIMTEAFPIHVLNAVKACPEVCRVFCATGNPVTALVVRDDHGGGVIGVIDGVKPAGIETPADQEKRRSFLRLIGHKL; from the coding sequence ATGACCATCGAACCCGTCCCCATCAAGTTCCCCGAAGGTGCCAATATTATCTTCGGGCAGACACATTTCATCAAGAGCGTCGAGGACCTCCACGAGGCGATGGCGACCTCGACGCCGTCCGTCAAGTTCGGGTTGGCGTTCTCCGAGGCCTCGGGCCCATGTCTGGTGCGCCATACCGGCAACGATCCGACGTTGGCTCAAGTCGCCGCCGAGAACCTCATGCGCCTCAGTTGCGGCCACACCTTCCTCATCATCATGACCGAGGCCTTTCCCATTCACGTACTGAATGCGGTTAAGGCCTGCCCCGAGGTCTGCCGTGTCTTTTGCGCGACCGGCAATCCGGTGACCGCGCTGGTCGTGCGAGATGACCATGGCGGCGGAGTGATCGGCGTGATCGATGGCGTCAAGCCCGCCGGAATCGAAACCCCGGCCGACCAGGAGAAACGCCGTTCCTTCCTGCGTCTGATCGGGCACAAGCTGTAG
- a CDS encoding site-specific DNA-methyltransferase produces the protein MIAKKPQNILHYGDNLPIMREHIPDESVDLVYLDPPFNSARDYNVLFKQARRDENQAQVMAFQDTWRWSKRAYQEFFDDPRHAPLFNLMESLHRILGTSDMMAYLVMMAPRLLEMHRVLKPTGTLYLHCDPVASHYLKILLDIVFGPARFRNELIWKRTSAKGLAFTRFASNHDVILRYVRSEETTWNPQYAEHDPDYVRQFYKYVEPKTGRRYALDNLVNPNRERPNLTYEFLGVTRVWRWTKKRMLEAHRKGLIEQTHPGAVPRLKRYLDEQEGVPVGDVWTDIPPIGAQAKERMGYPTQKPLALLERIISASTNEGDLVLDPFCGCGTAVVAAEKHGRRWIGIDITFVAIDLIVSRLTSDFGLKRAKHYKIIGDPRDAYSARKLFEESPKQFEVWAVGLVSGIPQPEKVSDKGVDGRVYFQDLSGELQCAVVQVKGGHLTPTMIRDFAHVIERDRAAMGYFISLETPTRGMYSAAEETGFFVSPSGRKIPKLQIRTIKELLEEDKEFDFPKGYSLKSGGRRLRRITEENGELFDSPQREHDLD, from the coding sequence ATGATTGCCAAGAAGCCACAGAACATCCTGCACTACGGGGACAATCTCCCGATCATGCGGGAGCATATCCCCGATGAATCCGTGGACTTGGTCTACTTGGACCCGCCGTTCAATTCCGCCCGCGATTACAATGTCCTGTTCAAACAGGCCCGGCGCGATGAGAACCAGGCGCAGGTGATGGCCTTTCAGGATACCTGGCGTTGGAGCAAGCGGGCATACCAGGAGTTCTTCGACGATCCCCGCCACGCACCCCTGTTCAATCTGATGGAATCGTTGCACCGGATCCTCGGGACCAGCGACATGATGGCCTATCTGGTCATGATGGCGCCGCGGCTCCTGGAGATGCACCGTGTCCTGAAGCCGACGGGGACTCTCTATTTGCACTGCGATCCGGTCGCCAGTCATTACCTCAAGATTCTCCTGGACATCGTCTTCGGCCCGGCCCGGTTTCGCAATGAACTCATCTGGAAACGCACGTCAGCCAAGGGTCTTGCCTTTACGCGGTTTGCTTCCAACCATGACGTGATCCTGCGATATGTCCGTTCGGAAGAAACAACCTGGAATCCGCAATACGCCGAACACGATCCTGATTACGTGAGGCAGTTCTACAAGTATGTCGAGCCGAAGACAGGACGGCGGTACGCACTGGACAACCTGGTCAATCCGAATCGTGAGCGGCCGAACCTGACCTACGAGTTCCTCGGTGTTACGCGCGTGTGGAGGTGGACGAAGAAACGGATGTTGGAAGCTCACAGGAAGGGGTTGATTGAGCAAACCCATCCTGGTGCGGTTCCCCGCCTCAAGCGATATCTCGACGAACAGGAAGGCGTTCCTGTCGGCGATGTCTGGACCGACATTCCGCCGATCGGCGCCCAGGCCAAAGAGCGCATGGGATATCCCACGCAGAAGCCGCTGGCCCTGCTGGAGCGAATCATCAGCGCCTCCACCAACGAAGGCGACCTCGTGCTCGATCCCTTCTGCGGCTGCGGCACAGCGGTCGTGGCGGCGGAGAAGCACGGCCGTCGCTGGATCGGCATCGACATCACGTTTGTCGCCATCGATCTGATCGTCTCCCGCCTCACGAGTGACTTTGGTCTGAAGCGGGCCAAACACTACAAGATCATCGGCGATCCCAGGGATGCCTACTCCGCGCGCAAGCTCTTCGAGGAGAGTCCCAAGCAATTCGAAGTCTGGGCGGTGGGGCTGGTGTCCGGAATCCCGCAACCGGAGAAGGTCAGCGACAAGGGCGTGGACGGCAGAGTTTACTTCCAGGACCTCAGCGGGGAACTCCAATGCGCCGTGGTTCAAGTCAAGGGCGGACATCTGACACCGACCATGATCCGTGACTTCGCGCACGTCATCGAACGCGACCGGGCGGCCATGGGATACTTCATCAGCTTGGAGACGCCGACCCGGGGCATGTATTCGGCGGCCGAGGAGACCGGCTTCTTCGTTTCTCCCAGCGGACGCAAGATTCCCAAGCTGCAGATTCGTACGATCAAGGAACTGCTGGAAGAGGACAAGGAATTCGACTTCCCGAAGGGATACTCGCTCAAGAGCGGCGGCCGACGCCTGCGTCGCATCACTGAGGAGAATGGCGAGCTCTTCGACTCTCCTCAGCGGGAGCATGATTTGGATTGA
- a CDS encoding HEAT repeat domain-containing protein, with amino-acid sequence MTFMSDHRWLSRFAQAIGAIVLTLVVASCGTGEKATRRKLAQIAVWEDQGWTANGKLLSYLSDRNEQVRERAMLAVGRVNDTLAIDSVRRVLLDDPSAKVRAMAACAFGIWQWKYGKDALLQAVAREQDPGALIAILQGLGRVYARDEYQRYIHLLHHADPRVRLQTAQTLDLVNRRDVVDSVLPLCNDPDPTIRRGAIYSLIRCLSKPAAEWAAAHRHDPDPTTRGLLYRLAASGRLPSTSDIIVEGLDDPDPRVRTACADALLIARDTTTVSRVLPRLETETDPGVVTRLTRAIGEHWYPPALPALRKLLHHPEPAVRLQATLVLCNQRDLPCGESIVPAAADPNPLVRLAFLDALEKAQRFAPIDTTVVLPALRTLISDPFPPVRAGAAKSYIYSGGSGWDVYLNQMLHDPDPQVVTMAVGLIGTLKLYGYVDSLHALFRAHRQDPNPDVKWAILASGTNLLPTVRIDSIRQDFLDWGMADPNRLVRWYTIAVAFKFRKDLRDGLGVYKTDLTVDNLDSLLPRYATPPLARLETTKGPITIRLDTHMAPRTVRQFISIARAGIYDHAPITDYQPGSVIQCSDSRGDGGGFPPANVRDEYSPRRIGEGSVFWNSATRDTGRGIFSIALTRLPYQDWRYAVFGEVVEGMDVARSLTLADSIRSVTISTAQP; translated from the coding sequence ATGACCTTCATGTCTGACCACCGGTGGCTCTCCCGATTCGCTCAAGCGATCGGTGCCATCGTCTTGACCCTGGTCGTTGCCTCCTGCGGCACCGGCGAGAAGGCCACGCGCAGGAAGCTCGCCCAGATCGCCGTTTGGGAGGACCAGGGGTGGACCGCCAATGGCAAGCTTCTGAGCTACTTGTCTGATCGCAACGAGCAGGTCCGCGAACGCGCCATGTTGGCTGTTGGGCGGGTCAATGACACGCTGGCGATCGACTCCGTGCGGCGTGTCCTTCTGGACGACCCCAGCGCCAAGGTCCGGGCCATGGCGGCCTGCGCCTTCGGGATCTGGCAATGGAAATACGGCAAGGATGCCCTCCTGCAGGCGGTCGCCAGGGAGCAGGATCCCGGTGCCTTGATCGCCATCCTGCAGGGGCTGGGACGGGTCTATGCCCGGGATGAGTATCAGCGCTATATCCACTTGCTGCACCACGCCGATCCCCGGGTGCGCCTGCAGACGGCGCAGACGCTGGACTTGGTCAACCGGCGAGACGTTGTCGACTCGGTCCTGCCCCTGTGCAATGACCCGGACCCGACCATACGACGAGGTGCGATCTACTCTCTGATTCGCTGTTTGTCGAAGCCGGCGGCCGAGTGGGCGGCCGCCCATCGGCATGATCCGGACCCCACCACGCGGGGGCTCCTCTATCGTTTGGCCGCCTCCGGGCGTCTTCCATCCACGTCGGATATCATCGTTGAGGGTCTTGATGATCCCGATCCCCGTGTCCGGACCGCCTGCGCCGATGCCCTCCTGATTGCGCGCGACACCACCACCGTGTCGCGCGTGCTGCCGCGCTTGGAGACAGAGACCGATCCCGGCGTGGTCACGCGACTGACGCGGGCGATCGGGGAGCATTGGTATCCCCCGGCGCTGCCGGCGCTACGGAAACTGCTGCACCACCCGGAGCCCGCGGTTCGCCTTCAGGCGACATTGGTTCTCTGCAATCAGCGCGATCTCCCCTGCGGCGAGTCGATCGTGCCCGCCGCCGCCGACCCCAACCCGCTCGTTCGCCTGGCGTTCCTCGATGCCCTCGAGAAGGCCCAGCGCTTCGCTCCCATCGATACCACGGTGGTTCTGCCCGCCCTGCGGACACTGATCTCTGACCCATTTCCGCCCGTGCGCGCCGGTGCCGCAAAGTCCTACATCTACTCGGGCGGGTCCGGCTGGGACGTCTATCTCAATCAGATGCTGCATGACCCCGATCCCCAGGTCGTGACGATGGCGGTTGGGCTCATCGGCACCCTGAAGCTCTACGGCTACGTCGATTCACTCCATGCGCTCTTTCGCGCACATCGCCAGGACCCCAATCCCGACGTCAAATGGGCCATTCTGGCGTCGGGGACCAATCTTCTCCCCACCGTGCGCATCGATTCCATCCGTCAGGACTTCCTGGACTGGGGGATGGCCGACCCGAACCGTCTGGTACGGTGGTACACGATCGCGGTCGCCTTCAAGTTCCGCAAGGATCTCCGCGACGGGCTGGGCGTTTACAAGACCGATCTGACCGTGGACAACCTTGATTCCCTGCTGCCCCGTTACGCGACTCCTCCTCTGGCGCGGCTGGAGACGACCAAGGGGCCGATCACGATCCGTCTGGACACGCACATGGCTCCGCGCACGGTCCGGCAGTTCATTTCCATTGCCCGTGCCGGGATCTATGATCATGCTCCCATCACTGACTATCAACCCGGCAGCGTGATCCAATGCTCCGACTCCCGCGGCGATGGCGGCGGCTTTCCCCCGGCCAATGTCCGCGACGAGTATTCGCCCCGTCGCATCGGAGAAGGGTCCGTCTTCTGGAACAGCGCCACCCGCGATACCGGTCGCGGCATCTTCTCGATTGCCCTCACCCGTCTTCCGTACCAGGATTGGCGCTATGCCGTCTTCGGTGAGGTCGTCGAAGGAATGGACGTGGCGCGGTCCCTCACGCTGGCCGATTCGATTCGGAGCGTGACGATCAGCACGGCGCAACCATGA
- the nth gene encoding endonuclease III, translating into MPRESHSDRSARARRIARALARRYPARCALTHDDPFQLLVATILSAQCTDERVNQVTPTLFARYRTVADFAHADPAAVEEIIRPTGFFRSKTRHIIAASRALVERHGGDVPRTLAELTALDGIGRKTANVVLGTAFGIAEGVVVDTHVMRLSRRLRLTAHRDPARIEADLMRLLPQSHWIEFSHRLIWHGRTLCPARRPRCDECPLAPDCPTARDHLT; encoded by the coding sequence ATGCCGCGCGAATCCCACAGTGACCGTTCCGCCCGCGCCCGGCGCATTGCCCGGGCTTTGGCGCGTCGTTACCCCGCCCGTTGCGCCCTGACGCACGACGACCCCTTCCAGCTTCTGGTCGCAACGATTCTCTCCGCCCAATGCACCGATGAACGTGTCAATCAGGTCACGCCCACGCTTTTTGCCCGATACCGGACCGTGGCGGACTTCGCGCATGCCGATCCCGCCGCTGTGGAGGAGATCATCCGTCCGACCGGCTTCTTCCGCTCGAAGACCCGCCACATCATCGCCGCCAGCCGGGCGTTGGTCGAACGGCATGGCGGCGATGTGCCGCGCACGTTGGCGGAGTTGACCGCCCTCGATGGCATCGGCCGCAAGACCGCCAATGTCGTCTTGGGCACCGCCTTCGGCATCGCCGAGGGGGTCGTTGTCGATACCCATGTCATGCGCCTGTCGCGCCGTTTGCGGTTGACGGCCCATCGCGACCCGGCACGGATCGAAGCTGATCTGATGCGCCTTCTGCCCCAGAGTCATTGGATCGAATTCTCGCATCGTCTGATCTGGCATGGCCGTACCCTCTGCCCGGCCCGACGTCCCCGTTGTGACGAGTGCCCGTTGGCCCCGGACTGTCCCACGGCACGAGACCATCTGACGTAG
- the alr gene encoding alanine racemase, with protein MNKQRNEAPQKTWVEIDVATLRTNLRCLHEVIGPHREMVLIVKSDAYGHGAVTVAAVAAAEGVRHFAVAAVAEAAALRNAGITHEIVLLHPPLEFEVPATIELALTPTLSDESTAMNLNRLAGHRPLPVHVEINTGLNRLGFDWQTAVDAVSRITTLPHLRITGIFTHFRAAHSEGAESVRRQMERFQSVLDGLKARRIDVGFRHVASSLAVVYHPETCLDGIRPGMIVYGGMSIPKPSLESEGDETPPRALAGIRPVMSVRTRVLHVLDVRAGEWVHYGDAYQAERPMRVAVLPIGYGMGYSRHFSNNGWVLIRGRRVPVVGVVGMDMTMVEVGKIPVAIGDVVTLLGRDGPDEITAVELAEWVGTIPYEITCRLGNALPRIVTGMETGQPKNHVFKHAPVP; from the coding sequence ATGAACAAACAACGGAACGAAGCCCCGCAGAAGACCTGGGTTGAGATCGACGTTGCGACGTTGCGAACGAACCTGCGCTGCCTCCATGAGGTCATCGGCCCGCATCGTGAGATGGTGCTGATCGTCAAATCGGACGCCTACGGGCACGGGGCGGTCACCGTGGCAGCGGTCGCGGCCGCGGAGGGGGTTCGGCACTTCGCCGTGGCGGCGGTCGCGGAGGCGGCGGCGCTGCGCAACGCCGGCATTACCCATGAGATTGTCCTGTTGCATCCGCCCCTGGAATTCGAGGTACCGGCGACGATCGAGCTTGCGTTGACGCCGACGTTATCGGATGAATCGACGGCGATGAACCTGAACCGGCTGGCCGGGCACAGGCCGTTGCCGGTGCACGTGGAGATCAACACCGGGCTCAACCGTCTCGGTTTCGATTGGCAGACGGCGGTCGATGCGGTCAGCCGGATCACCACGTTGCCGCATCTGCGAATCACCGGGATCTTCACCCACTTCCGCGCGGCCCACAGTGAAGGTGCGGAATCGGTTCGCCGTCAGATGGAACGGTTCCAGAGCGTGCTCGACGGCTTGAAGGCGCGACGGATCGACGTCGGCTTCCGTCACGTGGCATCATCATTGGCCGTGGTTTACCACCCCGAGACGTGCCTGGATGGCATCCGGCCGGGGATGATCGTGTATGGCGGGATGAGCATTCCGAAGCCGTCACTCGAATCTGAAGGCGACGAGACACCGCCGCGCGCCCTGGCCGGGATTCGGCCGGTCATGTCGGTGAGGACGCGGGTTCTGCACGTGTTGGATGTGCGTGCCGGCGAGTGGGTCCACTACGGCGATGCCTACCAGGCGGAACGGCCAATGCGTGTGGCGGTGCTGCCGATCGGGTACGGGATGGGATACTCACGCCACTTCTCGAACAACGGCTGGGTGCTGATTCGGGGGCGCCGTGTGCCGGTCGTCGGCGTGGTCGGGATGGATATGACGATGGTCGAAGTGGGGAAGATCCCGGTCGCGATCGGCGACGTGGTCACGCTCTTGGGGCGCGACGGGCCGGATGAGATCACGGCGGTGGAACTGGCCGAATGGGTCGGAACTATCCCCTACGAGATCACCTGCCGCCTGGGGAACGCCCTGCCGCGCATCGTCACCGGGATGGAGACGGGACAGCCAAAGAACCACGTCTTCAAACATGCCCCGGTGCCATAG
- a CDS encoding DUF971 domain-containing protein, with protein MTSPTPTPIEIARAHQHDVKIRWNNGRETIFPARFLRLECPCASCIEEMTGRKLLRDDTVAADVHPLSIQPVGRYAIQIQWSDGHNTGLYTWERLWELAERLWQSE; from the coding sequence ATGACCTCCCCCACGCCCACCCCCATCGAAATCGCCCGCGCCCACCAGCACGATGTCAAGATTCGCTGGAACAACGGCCGCGAGACGATCTTTCCCGCCCGTTTCCTGCGTCTGGAATGCCCCTGCGCGTCCTGCATCGAGGAGATGACCGGGCGCAAGTTGCTGCGCGACGACACCGTCGCCGCCGATGTGCATCCGCTTTCGATCCAGCCGGTCGGCCGCTACGCCATCCAGATTCAATGGAGCGACGGCCACAACACCGGGCTCTACACCTGGGAGCGGCTTTGGGAATTGGCGGAGCGGTTGTGGCAGAGTGAATGA